GCGGTGGAACGCAACGACATCGTGGGCTGCCCGCCCGAAGTGGATGAGCAACCGAAGTCGCCGCGGGCATGGACGCGGAGACCGGCTCAGTACGGGGCGGGACCAGCCCGCGTGGGGCCGGTCCCGCCCGGCGCAGGCACGGTGTCAACGGGCCTGCAAAGTCCCTGGGTGCTTCGGTTTGCGGCCAGTAGCGAGTCAGGGAGCTGCCGAGGTCGGTGCTGCGTGGGGGCCAAGAGCCTTGGCTCCCACGCCGCGCCGATCTCGGTTGGATCCAGCATCCCCGTCCCCGCCCGGCTGGGCAAGGCAAGCCCGAACACCCGTGAGCCGAGCCCGAGATGGCCACGGCGGCCGTGCCGTGCAAAAGCCGTGGCCGGTGCCGATTCCGGCCGCCCCACCTGGGGATGCGGCGGCCGGTGTGCCGCCTGGAACACAGGTGAGCCGAAGGTCCGCGGGCACGGGCGGGGACGTGCCATGCTGCTCGGCACCGGCGCGCCCGGCAGGTGTCAACTGCCGCCCGCCTCCCGGTTTTTGCGGCCAGTAGCACACCCCGGGGAACGGTCGCCGGCCATAGCGCCGGCGGCCCGCCCCCTTCGATCAGGGAGGGTTCACCTCGTCATGTCCATCATCCGCCCGGGCGCGCTCGCGCCTGTCCCCGATCACGGCCGTGGCGGCCGCACCCCGGTGAGCGCCGCGCAGGTGTGCGGCATCAGCGTCTTCCCCGTCCTGGGTGCCGTCCTCGCTGCCACCGGCATGCCGGTGCGCGAGGTGTTCGTCCTGCTCGCCGGCTGCGGCGCGATCGGCGCCGCGGTCTACGCGGTCGGCGTGGGCGGCCGGCAGCTGCTGCAGGCGCTCACCGCCGCCCTGAACGCCGCCGCCGGCAAGTAGGGGGGCGGCCGTAAGGTGCGCCCGACCACCGCCGTCCCCGCCGGCCCGCGCCGCGCCGAGCTGTCGGCCTACCTCGACCGTCTGCGGCAGGGGGCCCAGCTCACCTTCGCCGAGCTCGCCGAGCGCACCACCGCGCTCGGCGTTCCGGCCCCGGCCGTCTCCGCGGCCACCCTCAAGCGCGCGGCCGGCTGCCTCACCGTGCCCAAGGAGACCACCGTGGTGGCCTTCGTCCGCGGCTGCGACGCCACCGCGGAGCAGGAGCGCCGCGCCCTGCAGCTGTGGCGCAGGGCGCGCGCCGAGGAGCGCGGCATCCTGCCCGCCCTGCGCCCGCCCGCCATCGGCAACATCCGCACCCGAGCCGACTTCGCGGCCGCGCTCGCCGCGGAGTACGAGAAAGCCGGCGCGCCTGCCCTGCGGACCCTGCAGCAGCGCGCTGGCGCCGCGGGAGACGTGTTCGTGCTGCCCCTCAGCACCGCATGGTGCATCGTCCGCCGCGGAGGGCACCCCTCCGACTGGAACCAGTGCGCGGCCTTCCTGCGCGGCTGCGGCGTCACCGGCCGCCGGGGCCTGGACGAATGGCAAGCCGCCTGGCACCGCGTCACCACCGGCCGTGTACGGGCCCGCTTCCGCGCCCCCGACGCCTGGGCCGGCGCCAAAGCCATGGTCCACCAACACAGTCGGCTCACCCTCAAGGAGATCGCCCGGTTGCCCCACCGGGAAGTCATGGTGCCGGTCAGCGCCTCCGTGGCGCGTCTTCTCCTGCAGCTGCCGGAGAAGACGCGCGACCACGCTGTGGGCGTCGGGATTCTGCGCATGATGGAGGTCGAGCAGCGACGCAACGGCACCGCACCCGACACCGGCATCAACCCCGGCCTCGCCCGCGACATCGGGTGGTTCGCCTGGGGCGCCGAGCTTCACTCGCGGATCCATGCCCCGATCACGACCCGCCCGGACCGCCCGGCCACCCAGACGGACCGACAGCCCCGCCATAGAACCCCCGCCGCGCCGAAACCCGTCTGACGAGCAGCATGGCCGCTCTCGATACAGCCCTGCGCGGTTGGTGGTCGGCGTGAGAATGACATGGCCCTTCGTCACTCATGCCAGCAACGAGTGAGCACCACCCGTCAGCGTCAACGACCAGGTCACCGCACCTGCGCCACTGACGCCCAGACGACGACGTTCAACCGACACTCCCCCGCAGACCATCACCGCAGGTGTGCCCGTCGCTCAGAATGCCGCCCCGCAGCGGTGGCGATGAGGCGTCGGTACAGGTGAGGGGCAGATGGCAGGTGCCCGAGTGCAAGGGTGCAAGGCTGCTGCGGCCGGGTCGGGCTAGACCTCGATGTAGGCGACGACCACGACGGTGCGCAGCGCGGTGACGAAGTACAGGACCCGGACCTGTTCGACATCGTCGGTGTACTGGCGCAGCTGGGGGCCGGTGGTGTCGCCGGGGATCGGCTCGCCGACGTCGGGGGCGACGGAGACGACGACCAGGGCGCGGTCCAGGGCGTGGATCTGCGCCTCGCTGGTGATGTTCTCCAGCTGCTTGGCGGCAGAGTCGGAGAAGGCGATCCGGGCGCGGCGCGGGCCGTGCTGCGGGGTCATCAGGCGACGGCCGGGCGCTGCGAGGCGAGCCGGGCGAGGTGGGCCTCGCGCAGCTCCTCCCACGGCGTGCAGTCCTCCACCGACGGCAGGCCGTTGGTGGCGATGTCCTCCAGGACGGCGGCGAGCTGGTCGGCGTTCTCCCGGGTCTTGGCCGCGTAGGCGCGGACCGCGTCGGCGGCCGCGGGCTCCAGCTGCTGCCGGGCGTGGTCGGCGGGTGCCGGCTGTTCGCTCATCGAGGGCTCCGTAAGGGCGGGACTGGCGTTTTCCCAACGGTATCGGCCGCACTCGGTGCTGGGGACCACTCCGGACGAACCGGCCCGTGCGAGCGGTTGGGACCCAGCGACCCAGGAGGACCCAGCTACGGGCCCCGTTCGTGTCTACCAGGGAAAACACCGGTCTCCGGACCCAGGGACCCAGGTTGTGGGGCGGTTGCTGGGTCCACCTGGGTCCCGGTCGGCGATGACACAGATCAGCTGATCAGTGACACAGACAGGCATGTCCACTGGGGGAACAGGGGGTTGATGACACAGGTCGGCCCTGCCTGTCCCGTGCCACTGGATCTTGACCGTTTGCCATCGGACTTTGACGGACGCGAGTTTGTGTCATCGGAGTTTGATCACCTCAGGTCAGCGACTCAGCGCACCTTCGGTGCGCGCCGGGGGCGTGGTAAAATCCGTGGCGCGCTGGAGGTGCTTCTGTCTGCCCTGACGGCCATCTGCACGGGTGCAGCCTGTCGTCACCGTTCCGTCACAAGTGGTCGCCGCACGGAACCCTGCCGCTCTCCCGCCCTGTCTGCACTCACGTACCACGACCACGCGTACCGCGGGGCAACAACCGACGACCGAAACCCGCGGACGAGACGACTCAGGGGGACGACAGCATGCGTCACAGCAACGGCATTCGCAGGGCGGCTCTGGCGACGACGGCGGTCACGGCCGTCGCGGCGGCGGTGACCGGCATCCTGCCCGGCACCGCCATGGCGGCGAGCACCACCACCTCCACCCCGCCGCCCGCCTGCCCGGCCTCCGCCCTCCAGGTCAGCGCCTGGCAGGCCGTCCATCGGCCCGTCGGGACCGGGACCGGGGCGGCGGTCGTGCAGTTCACCAACGTCTCCCGCAGGACGTGCGTCCTGAAGGGCCATCCGACGGTCGCGGGCGCCGGCAACGGCTCCCCCGCCCACAGCACCCCGCTCAAGGTCACCCCCACCGGCAGGGCGGCCACCGTGACGGTCCGGCCGCACGGCAAGGCGTGGGTGAAACTGACCTTCGTCCAGGTCCAGGGGGAGGCCGACGGCTACTGCGTGTCGGGCAAGGACCCGGTGACGTATCCGACGATGGTCATCGGGCTGCCGCACTCCGGGAAGCACCAGGTCGCCCTGAACGACGGGGTGTGGGCCGAGTGCGACAACAAGGTGACCGTCACCCCGGTCTCGGCGGTCAAGCCTTCCTGACCCCACCGTCCCCACAAATCGAGCAGCCTGCGATCGCAACGCTCTGACCTGCACGTTTACGAGGCGCTGCACATAAATGCAGGTCAGCGACTCAGCGCACCTTCGGTGCGCTGAGTCGCTGACCTGCGGTGATCAAACTCCGATGACACAAACTCGCGTCCGTCAAAGTCCGATGGCAAACGGTCAAGATCCAGTGGCACGGGACACTGCCCGGCCGGACTGTTCAGGAGCGGACGGTAACCGGGCGCGAGCCGTGTCACGCTGATCAGGCAAGAGGCCCGGATCCAGGTCCACCCGCCGAGTCTCTCGCGTCCGGCCCGCGCGCTGGGGCACCCCGTTAGGCTTCCGCTCAAGCGGGGAAGCACGATCCGAAAGCCCGGCGTATGGCGACGTAGTACGCGACATACACGAATTGCTTGCGGGATCAAGGAGGAGCCTCATGGTGTGGACGTGGCGGTTCGAGAAGGCGGACGGTTCGGAGACGGCGTCCCCCGTCGAACCAGAGGAGTTCACGACCCAGGGCGACGCCGAGGCATGGATCGGGGAGGAGTGGCGGGCTCTGCTCGACGGCGGCGTCGACCAGGTCCGGCTGTTCGAGGACGATACGGAGATCTATCCGGCGCCGATGAGCCTGCAGGAGGCCGCGGACGCGGGCTGACGGGAACCGGACAACCGACGGCAAGCACCGCCGGGAACCGGCACCACCGCACGGACGCCGTGCGGTGCCCTGAGCCCAGGGGCTCAGGGGCTCAGGGGCTCAGGGGCTCAGGGCCGTGGTATCAGTTCGAAACTCCTCAGCCGGACCAGATCAGCTGAGACGGCCGCGGGCATCCACTTTCCTCGGACCAAATCACTTGAGATTCCTGGCCCCTCCGCGTCTCACTTGATCTGGTCGCTCCAGGTCCGAGCCGGTTCCGCGGACCAGATCCTCCGCAGACTGGGTGGAGTGGCGGGGTGGCGGGCCGGACCTGTGGGAGCACTGACCAGGCGTGACCGCGTGCAGTGTCGACTGTTGTCGATTGCCCCGCTGGCGGTGTCTGCCGAGGCTAGAGTCTGCCCTGAACAGCTTGGGGGGCCTCATGATCATCCGTCGTGCGGCAGTCGCCGCCACCGCCATCTGCGCATTCACAACCGCTGGCTGCGGTACCGGCCAAAGCACTGGTCACAGCTCCGGTCCCATAGTCCCGGCGATCGCCGCTGGTCTGCCCCACGCTCTCGTGGGTAGCGACTACAACTCCGTCACGCTCCTCGAAACCCAGACGCAGAACGGCTCCGTCACCGGCACCCTCGATGAAACCGAGGTGAAATACAGTGGCCCCGAGCACCAGCGTGCGGTCGTTACTGGAACGCTGACGGGGTCCGAGGTCGCCCTCACCGTGAAATTCGGGCTGGGGAGCACGGTCATCAACGGCACTCTGAACGGTGACACCCTCACCCTGCAGGTGCCGCAGTCCAACGGTCAGATCGAGGACTACGTGCTGAAGCCTGGCGGCGTCGACGAATACAA
Above is a genomic segment from Streptomyces fodineus containing:
- a CDS encoding DUF4232 domain-containing protein, which codes for MRHSNGIRRAALATTAVTAVAAAVTGILPGTAMAASTTTSTPPPACPASALQVSAWQAVHRPVGTGTGAAVVQFTNVSRRTCVLKGHPTVAGAGNGSPAHSTPLKVTPTGRAATVTVRPHGKAWVKLTFVQVQGEADGYCVSGKDPVTYPTMVIGLPHSGKHQVALNDGVWAECDNKVTVTPVSAVKPS